The genomic window AGTGTCAGATCTTCAATGTAGCCTGGcatccccccaaacaaaacagcTTCTACAACACGTGAAGAGGGGAAAGCTCCAATGTATTCAAGTGAGCTGATCTGTCTTCTAAAAAGCTGTTTAGTTTACACCCCCTTGGGTAGGGCTGGCTTAGCTCCGTTCACTTCAGATGGTTAATGCAGGGtaaattcagatttttaaaaacctcttgAACATATTCCCCACTATAAGGAGTATTTGAATTTCTCTAGTCAGTTGCAGGACAGAATGTGACTTAAAGATTAGTAGCCAAAAGGCCCTCACTCAGTTCTGTCACACAGAGGGCACTCACTGGAAGAAGGCTGGTGGGAGTTGAAGTCCTGAGTACATACACCATTGAGTCCTTCCAGTCTGTGCACTAAAATTCTCCACCCTGAGTTCCTAGCTATCTGCAATTGCCAATttagagaaagggagaaatgagcATTTTCAGTTAAAGAATAGATTATTAACATTTACCACAGAAGTGCTTCAGCATTCTAAAAGGATTAGATTACACATCAAGCTATTTTACACGCCAATTTATTAATGCCTTACATTAACCCACTAGCAGGCTGCTGGGTCCAGTAGAGCCCTAGGCAGCCCTGATTCTGTTTTCTGTATCTGGCGATGCTGAGGAATAACTGTGTCTGCCTATCTTGTACTACTGACTTTTCATTCAGACAGATCTTGCATTAAGTAACCATGTGGATGAACAACTGACTGATCAATgatatatgtacgtatatatttGAAGAGCAATAGTGTCTGTTATAAAGACTTTAAAAGTCTTCTTTGTAAAATTTATATGGTGTAATTTCATGTATATTCATAAATCTTGCACTGTATTCTGTTAAAATATTGGTGCATGAGTTTATTTtcaaagtataaaataatttaaaaccttttgttataagtcaaataaatctcACTATGTAAATATATTCTTTGTTCTTAAGCTGTTTCATGAACTAGCATGTTACCATGTGTCCACTCTCTGAACAGCCTACCATGTTTTTGCTGTGCATTCATGAAACTAAAACACTAAACACATATGTAAGTCTATAAGCTTTATTGATACTTTGCTTTTACAGTTCACAATGCATTCCACAGATAATTCAGTACGGCTTAAACCACAATGGTATAAGTCTTCATTTTATGATTTCTTGCATATCAATGTTTGATAACTGCAAACATTTGGAAGCATTTATTTCAGTCCATAGAATCAGAGTCTGTGACAAAATTAACTATACATACAGTAAGTCTTTAAACTGACATTTATGTTGGAGCTCTATGTTTTCTTGAGAACAGGTGGTAGCGCGCCTACAAACACAGTCTCTCCCTAGTCATGTGCTTGGGACTACACTGTATAACCGAGGACTCGGAGGCCAAGCACTGTGGGGCAGCTGCAAGGTTAAAGATCTAAGCTTTGTGAAACACTATATATAGATTATGTCTATATTTACTTATATTGGCAATATAACAGTAAATCCACAATACACCTAGAACACACCACAAAGAGATTGTTTCCACTCTGCTTTAGTAGTATGCTCTCATCTAAACATTTCATTTCAGAAAAATCTGCATTGATTTTACACCGACCAAACACAGTACACTGTGAAAAGGGTTTTTCCCATCCCCAGATCTACCTTCTTTGCAACTTTCCAAATATAGCCAGACTAACCTGCAACAGAATAATAATACACAGCTTTCCCAGTGTCCTTTATTCACCAAGTGCCTCATCTGGGGAAAACAAGTCTGACTACAATGAGATCCATACATAGCAGCTTACAAATACTTAAGATGACAAACACAGGAAGTCAAGACAGGTAATTTTTCCTCAAACAGTGCACTGCTAAAAATGAAGAGCTGAAACCACACGGCCACCCAGGGCTTACCCCTGACCCGCCCACCCCCGTAATCAAGTGAGTGTCCCCTTGAAAGATGAAGGTCTACTGTTTGGGGCCTTTTCACTCTGCTTTGCGCTTCAATCCAGGGATTTTTGCTTGGATtctacaaatgaaaagaaaaatgtcaagttttttgtttgttttgtttcccacttctttaaaaaacactatGCTATATATTATTTAGAGAATCATAAAGCTACCAAAATATAGACTGATTTTCCCACTTTTgcttaatgtttaaaaaaaaacatttttagagtTAATCCTGGCCTTGGAAGGGCACATGTTCTGCCAATGCTGAAAGGACAGACAAGTGCAGGATCCCAGCCTGGCCCTTGGCAAGAAGGCTGGAGGCGTACTTACTTGGCCATGGCGTCCTTAACGCTCTTGTTTGCGAGTCCTAGGTAATGATCTATCTGCGCCTGAGAAAGGATAAAGCATTACAAAACTACCATTGCCACAGAATAGCAAACACTACTCCATACCAACAAACTAAAGCCTTAAGACTTTTTTAAGTCCTTTAAAATAAGAGTAAGCTTTATATTCTGCAGTCTCCACAGTTAAGAAATTACCTGATGCCGTTCATAAATAACAGGAATACTGAAGAGTGAAATCAGAGCTGAAAAAGTAAACatacagctttaaaaataaataaaaaaataaaaaaataataataaaaaaaaaaaagactggtacCACTCTGAAGTGAATATTCAAGTCAATAGTAACCAAGGTAACCAGGCAGTGCTCTTAAAGCATACATAGTGTTCACATTCTCCTGAGGTCTGGGAAATGCTCAAGCTCTCCTGCATGTACTGAGAAACCATGCTTAGCTTCAAATCACATCACAGAGATTTTATAAAATACAGCCACCCCAATTTAAACTCAGGAGTGTACCATCAGGTAGGAGAGCTGTTAGCTGAAATAGTCTTCAGGAGCTAACATAGCATTTCAATAAAACAGTATTAGTATCAGCTACTTAAAGACCTACCAAccttattcatatatatatatatatatatatatatatatatatatatatatatatatatatatattacaataaagATATTCTCTACAAAAATGTCTCTAAGTgattttcaatctttttgtagTCTTACCTAAAATCAGTAGTGTCAAACCGTTGAACAAGGCACCGACGTAAGTAAAGACCCACATCAACACTGCAAACTGTAATCAAACAAGAGCCCATGATAAGCAAAATTAAATTTCCCCCCGACAATTATACATCTAAATGCCATTAGACACAGACCTTGAAAACCAAGTAAAGTCAGTCTTTATTGTCTGACTTTAGAAACCTAACTTGACTAAAACTGGGATTTGAGTCACTTTTCCTTAGAAGGGTGATAGAGCAGACTGCTTTCTCCCAGCAGAGAGCACATGGGAAAGGCACACTGCCCCTCTAGCTCTAGTCACTGTCTAGCTTTTCAAcaatgggagagaaaagaaagcacctAAAGATGCTTGAAAAAATACACAAACTGAGTATTTCACACATCAAAATAGCAGTTATGTCATAAGCAATGGAACAAAGAGTTTGAGGTGCCAAAAGCATTTCACTGCTCAGTATGCGTGACACACGAGGGTTACAATTAATCCAGGAAGGACATCTCAAACTTTCATACTATTATTTAATGTAATTGATGTACACATTAGTCAATGTAATTGATCACTATTCCTTTAACTACCTTTATTTACCAAATATTAGGTGCTGGACATGACAAACTCTTTTATTACTCTTAATTTTGTCTATTCATTACCACAGCACATAAAAACTTAAGCCAGGAAGGTTTACTAAGTTACCTGGTGACAATAGTACAGGTTTCACTGTTTCCTCCGGGGCTCATTAGATTATATTAACTTAAAGTGTATTTTAATAATTTGGCTcattttgagattaaaaaaaaaaaccaaaagagcaaATATGAtagtaagtatttaaaaaaagattctgcTTCTAAAACAACAGCTCCATTTTGAGAATTAATGCATGTGAAATATGagtaatgcatatatatatatatgtatatatataatatacataatacatgtatacactcaTAAATAGTTTGATAAGATTATAAAGTTCTCCTTCATTTCTAAAACTTGTGATATCAATTCCATCCAGTCtgagccagtgccctgagcagaccttgggtgctaGCTCCGATCCCAGTTTCACAACACCCAAAGGAAGCTCGACTCACCCAGGATCATAAGTGAAGAGGCCACAATATCTGCCCCAACACTGGGAGTAATTAGGACCAGCAGGATCCACAGACACAGGGACCCCCGCCTGGCCCTGTTGGTGTAGGTGTTAGAGAGCTGACCCAGCCAGCTAACCAGCTCAgataccacccaggcccagaactaggctctgagttggcccaccccaaaatctaccTCATCAATGACCTGATGGAGCACTTGATagggctggtcctgcagatccaaagctgcaccgagcatttgcaagtaaagaggaagagacaaagggtatactgtggggcACACTATGGCTTCCAcagtgagatgttttctatgctttgttttgttttgttaattttattttggaaGGAAGTTTGCAAGGCCAGAGAGTAGATACTAAGGGGCAGGGAGATCAGTGGAATTGGGGTATATGATGtgaacaaagaatcaataaaaagaaaaaaaatcatatcctgAAACATAATTGCGTATCAGGCAACTTCAGCTACAATTTTCCACTGAAAGCCACAGATCTACTATCACATAAAGTCTAGTCTTGATCACCCAAAGCCTTGCTACAGACACACATTAAAAACACACTACAATTGCCCAGTTTTAGTCCCTATTAAATGAAatttttgtatttggtgtttCAAAGGGCAGGACCCCACCTTTTTGGAGATGTTAGTTTCAATCTGGTTTtaagtggttctcagcctcctaagtataCAAGAATGTCCCCctccaaacacaaacacacatggggGATGAAGGGGAAGGATTCATGTGCACATTCCTGGCTTACAACATAGGAACTTTCTGTTAAAGCTTCAAGCTTCTCTCTTGGGGCACCAAAGATGACCCCAACAGGTAtgatatacatttaaaattaaaaaaaaaaaaaacaaaaaacaaaaaaaaacaaaaaaaaaactggaggtAGGAACAGACAGGGTTTTATAGCTAATGTCATAACTTTCTAACAGCCGTCCTCCATTCAGTGTTCTCAGAGATATTAAGTCAGAACTTCTGAGAATAGAAACTCCAGTTCCTTCACTTTCCcagataaatttatataaaatatatctccTCACTTGACTCCAATGTGCAGCCATGACTGAAAACTGCTCTTTAGAACAAGAGCCCTCACTAAAGATCCTTACACAGATCACAAAAAATTTAACCCTTAGCCAGGTAGGAAACATCCCTGTCACACACAGTGCCAGGTGATGCATACCTGTACCCCCAATCTGTGGTGCTCAGAGCCCGCCTGGGCAATGCTGCAGCAGTGTTAACATCCAATGATGCAATGTTGTCTccggtgtttgtttgtttgttttaaagtttttcaagacagggtttctctgttcagctctggctgtcctggaactcaccctagACCGGGCAAGTACTCTAATTCAGAGATCTACTTTTCTCTGcctttaccaccaccacccagcttaagATCCAATGttttaaaagtgaataaaataggCCTAAAATGTTGACAGTATTTAATGTCTAAGCTACATTCTCAATAGATCAAGAATTATTTCAACAGTGACTGATTTGGCCCATGAAATGGGAAAATGGATTATTGATCATTTTATAGATACCTGAAATCTTGTCTAGgattaaaaatcttaaattttatttcagaggagcaaaacaaatgaaacaagcagacaaaaagcTAGGAAGGAACCCGTAACAACATATCTTATTTTCATTTGCCTGAGTCAACTACCAGGAATAAACCAGGTACATTCATGTGGTCAGGTCATCTCAGGGGCTGACTGCAGAGCCCTGGAATTTGATATTCCTTTGATGACTGAAAACTTAAAGAAACTCTTCCCTCATTctggggggaagaaaagaaagggaatttAAAGGGCGTGGGAAATGAGGAGGGGGTGTTGTCATGTGTTTGCAAGAGTGactcaaatatttacaaaagttTCAAATAAGTGATATATGTGACCTAGAATCTACCATTCTATAAACTGAGGACATCTAAGAGAGCTGGTAATATATTATACAAACTGTTtgcaaatgtttctttaaaaactgttttgtcAAAGCTACAGAGTTTGTCTATTATAAAATGTCAATGTTTTCTAGAAATTAAAATGTTCCCATTTCATTTTATTAGCTAGAAATCAAAGCAATTCTAGTCAAAAGCTCATaagtgcctttaaaaaaattcaaattagaaGTTCATTCCCAGAAGGAACACCATTTGCTTttccatggaaacaaaaactatgaTGGATAAACACAGCCATACATATACAAAGTGAATATGCAGGAACTCTCTTTAGAAAGGCAATACTCTATGTAAAGCTTGACTCAGACTCTTGAGTGTtacaatctatttttatttattttatttgagacagggccttactctATAGGCCTAGATGGTCTAGACCAAGGTTTTGACctagccttgacctcacagagagccccccacctttgctttctgagtggtgaaattaaaagcatgtgtcaccatgcctggcccatAACCACTTGAGGACTGCTTACGTTTTTGTTGAATTTCAAGCCAAATCTCCTGGGCTCAAATAGCTGGAATCTGTGACACCCATATACAGTAACATGCAGAAGTTAAAGTCTCATGTAGTGGATCCCCATTCACCCAGGAAGACCCTTCCCTGTAGAGTGTGCACCTGCGGTGTTTATGATCTGTCACCTTTAAAGAAGAGGAGATACCAAAGCCGATTCTGGGACCTGCTCAGGCTGTGTTCGCTGACATGATGAAGCATGAACTTCCATATGAAAATGTAATCAACTCACTTTTCTTGAGCTTTGGGTTTTTAAAcccaaaatcaaaaacaaaattttcttctcaatttctctttcttaaaaGTATTCCCTTAAGGAGAAAAGGGTCAAGCTATAGTTCTCATACAAATCTAAACACAGGGCCCTGAATTTTCAAACCTAAATTTATATTGATGTGATTTCATTTCATCTTCATGACTtatttgaataaagaaaaatagaatttcaTATTGCCAATCTTTCTGATATatgtaagtaaaaaataaaatcaacttacCTTCAGTGAATCAACTAAATCATCAACTAAAAAGAGGCGCcgcagttcttttattgtgctGTTCACATGACCAAGAGCAGAATTACTGTATTTCTGAACCAATTCCTCTGATACAGCAACTTCAGACTCCAAATATGCcctaaaagacaaaacaaaagtccTCAACTGACACATTCCCACATGTCAATCAGCAATCACAGATCTATAAAGAGGAGATTAACAGTGTAAAACAATCTACTATAAAGGCCTACTCTTATTATAAAAATCCAAAgtaagctggctgtggtggctcatgcttataatcccagcacttgagggccAAGACAGAAGGATTGTTACTAGTTTAAAACCAACCTTGGCTACAGAAatatctcaaacaaaataaaacaaagcccaaATTCCCAAGCTAATAGAAGAAGCACGCTTTAAagccattttaaattttaattgctaTAATTTTCTTAGTAATCCAAGTTTGCAAACTTAATCTTCTAAGGCTGCTTTCTCATTTATAAAGGAAATTAATCAAGAGGATTTAATGAGTAAAATGTAACACCACTTTGCCTCCAAATCACTCAAAAAATTACTTTCTGAGTCTTATTAGGGTCTGCTACCAAAGATTCTATTCATTTCCTTATTCTCTTTATGGAGAAATGCCAAAAATGTTAAACACTAGCATGTAAAATAGCTGCTTAGAGTACAGCAGCAATACCAGTAAAGAGTAATATTTACTCTCCATTTTAAGCTCTCAGGCATGCTGTATAGTGTGGGGGAAGTGTTAAATTTAACAAGATAATAATTTGGAGATGATCATTTGATTATTTCAAAGATGATATTCACCATACTTAAACTAGTCCTATTTCCTCACAGTGTCCTGAGACAACACTGTCTCATATTCCTACCTTTGCAGTATGCAGAGTATGTGTCCTGATCACTGTTGTTAAGTATCTGCTAGTATTTGCACACTGAGACACTCTATCAGTGTGCAACCCTGTTTCTGATCTAGCAGGTCTATTCTCTTCATCAACACCAGATTAGCCTATCTGAGCTTCCTAACATAGCAGGGTGGGTTGAGCTCAGGTGGGCATTAGAAGATTGGCTATTTTCTAGCTAAATACTCTTGCAAAAAAGTATTTCAATTCTCCTGGGTCAAGCCTGCAACTCTATAAACTAGATAAAGAATTGTGTCCAGTCCAAGCTCTGTATTACTCTGATTCCAACAGAGAGAATACCTAATTTTGGTCACCTTTCCACTGCTCCCTATGTTAAAGCCGGAAATAAGTCATGagtcattttaaactttttttttttttaaatcataatgcCTTGGTTGTCATGCTATTTTCCTAAAGCAAAGGTCGCTTCTTCCTGTGGTGAAAACTTAGACCATGAAGTAGCCTCACCTCATACCCCACCCAAGACATGAAGGCTCTTCAGACCTGAGTCCTAAGATCCCAGGACTTTAATCTACCACTCTTTTATATGCCAAAACAATTACCACAATAGTTACCACAGGTGAACTATATCTATCACTTTATCTGCACCAGTATGACTAGGCAACTGAAAAGCTGTTCAACAGGCCTAAACTGGCATGTCAGCTGAATTTGTAAAAGACTGTAAATGCCTTTATGAAAAAGGTGTGtctaaaaggaaatataaaacaataaagaaactgGTAGTCTtttcaaaaattctttaaaactaAATGATATATAAAACTAATACTGTGGATAAATTAGAATAACATTTCATGTATTTCATTACAACTGCTTTAAAAATCATACTTGTCAATGGTTCATAGCACATAACTGTCATTTTGAAGCTTCAATTTGAAGTTACTAAAATCCGTATTTCCCATTTCTGTATAAAGCTCTGAGAAACCGAGGCAAGCAGGTAAGAACATGTACCAGGGGAGGCAATGGGAAAGGTATATAGtattacataataataaatgtaaacagTAAAACAACAGACTTCACCAGCTCTAAAATCCACTGTGATAACCAATGTTTACTAGTAAACATTAATGAGCCATCTTTTCTGCCATAAGAAATTTAAAACGCAGATATGCTCTTGGTAGATTATCTCTAAGCAACAACGAAGTCACACAACTATAATCCTACAGGTAGAAGACCGAAGTCTTAATACTAATCCTATTCGTAGTGTTGCCTCATTTTTCAAACATCTCACCTGAATGGGTGGCCTTCATCTGATTTCTGGATAGCCTGGATCACACCCTTATATATCCTAAAGCTGATAGTCACAGAGAGCAGGGCCAAGGCAATGTAGGCCGTTACACTCACAATGCTGAACACTGTCAGAGACAACAGCAGGAATAAGCTGGCACCAAACACCACTCCAGTCTTCTTAATGTCTCTCCAGTAGAGAAGGTCAACCACTAAAAATTCAAAGAAGAAGTCTGACATTAGAACACTGCCTTAACCATTCTGGTCTAGCACAGTTACACGCTCTACATAGACGACACACACCTAAGACATTAAACCCAGAATAAGCTGCCTATCAGTGATATGCTAAGTTTGTACTTTTCCCATAGTCCTTCTTTTGGGCCAATCTCCCGGCTGAGTGACCAAATCATTCTAGCTACACATTACTTCTTAGGCCTGGCAGAGCTCACTTAAAGTCACCTTGAGACATTTCTTCTTCATACTATGCATGATATTCAAATTACAGGGAAATAGTACATACTAAAAGGACTATTGAAATAGTATGACATaagtatagaaaataaaattttaaaaacgttgaggggctagagagatggctcagtggttagagcagaGGTCCTGAGTAAACAAATAGGGCTACACTCAAGTAGAACTTTTAACTCCTGAAAATTTTAAGATACAGGAggtaacatctttaaaaagtcacactttAAAGGAATGCTTTAAATGAGCATGGCTTCCATTTATCACTCAAAgtactttataagaaaaaatatgtgAGCTATAAAGCAGCAAGTATTATTACAAAGGCTTAACTCCCCTGAGTATATATCTTAAGCACTTAGTAAGTGGGgcttgggtatatgcctaggataTACCATAGTATGATCAACAGCCTTTTTCGTTGAACGTTTTCACGCTATGATTTTAAGCCTCCATCTAGAATACCTACATCAGTACTGATGTATGCAATTTGCTCCTACCAATGCATCTGAGGACCGACCAGACCTTGAAATAGCCTAATCTGTGTTGTCAAAATGATCCTGTGAATAACATCACAGTCAACAGAGATCACAGTAATGTCAATAGTTTTCTGACACTGAGCTAGGCATGATGGTCACATTCTAGCACCTGGGAGACTGAGCATGACTGTTGCAAGTTTCAGGCTAACCAgactaaaagcagcaagtgccaggccagccaggtatACATAACAAGATcataactcaaaaacaaaaagtcagcCTAGTGAAATGAGCAGAAAGCTGGCAACTGTACTTTTATGGCTCTTTTCAATTCTAAAATGCTAAAGTATATCTTTTCTAGGATGAATACTCAGTaaagttttaaagtaaatattacaCTATAACAGTAACTCAAGAATGGGacaaagaagctgaaaaaaaattaaaaactctgaACAGAGGAATCCAACTGCCATTAAAAAgccaggggtctggagagatggttcagtagcggttaagaacactggctgctgttccagaggtcccaagttcaattcccagaaaccacatggtggctcacaaccatctgtaatgggatccaatgccctcttctggtgtgtctgaagacagtgacagtatacgcATTTAAAAGAAGAAGCTGGAAAACTGGCAGGACTCACATCTCCTGAAGCTCTAATAATGTCATCTTTCCTCCCTGGGAATGACATAGCAGTGGCAGCATTTCCTGTGAGGTTCCCTTGTGTGCTCTAACAGTGGCTTATATAAGCCCACACTCAAAGCTTTAGAGCTGGGTGACCTAGACTCCAACAGCAGAACAAATTACTAGCAATGTAACCTCAGGCAAGTTGCCAAACCCCCTACACGGACAGCCCCATCATtaaactatatataaaaatagGAATTGTCTCACTGACATGGGATTCATTAAATGAGGAAAATgaattgagattttcttttttttttttttctttctttcttttttgtttttgtttttgagacagggtttctctgtgtagcccaggctgtcctggaactcactctgtagaccaggatggcctcgaactcagaaatctgcctgcctctgcctcccaagtgcccccACAGCCCAGCCAGAGATTTTCTATCAATAAAATGATAAGATAAAGTATTTGATATAGGATTTGGTAAAGTCAGAATAGTTATTAGTTGTATTACTAATATTGCCCCAAAAAGCCCCATCACCTTCATTCCTAGGTACAAAAgtagcaaagacataaaaacggAAAACTTCATTATGATTAAGTTATTGACCTGATGAACTATGATGTTACACATAAACATGTCACTTTTAAAACCACAGGGGGGGtagattttaaaaacttagaTATCTCAATGGAAAAGGTACGTGTTACTGATTCCCTAGAACCCAAGTGGGGGAGAACAAATGTTCTCCACACAAACATGCCCGAATACATACACAATAATACATTTTAAGATAACAAATAcatacaataatatattttaagataacACCAACCTAGGACTGAGCAATCAGCAGATTGTTCTTTCCTTGCAATTAATATCCAAATACTCATATAAAAACGAGTGCTCTCAAAGCATTCAAAGCCATTTACTCATCTGTAGTATTTCTACTGGTAAGACAATCAAATAAATGCACGTGCACTCACTATGCTTCATCAAGGACATCCAACAACTGTTAAATCAAAACTGACTttgcaacgtgtgtgtgtgtgtgtgtgtgtgtgtgtgtgtgtataaaaggcaaagaaaattcAGAGGTTCAATAATTAGTCACAATGTATAATTAATCCACAGGTTGTATACTAGTGAATATAGTAGAAAGAGGCCAAGTTCAGAGACCGACTTCCTAGCACTAACTCTGCAACTATGTAACTTTAGGTGAGACTTGAACCTCCCTTGACTTGAGTTTTATCGTTAACAAAGGGTAAATTTCTTTTCCCTTCAGAAGCTAACATGATTTATACTTAACACAAAGTCCTACACTCAAACTTTTACTATTGGCATTAGCTTGTACCTATGCAATTTTAAAGTAGATCTCCCTTTAAGAGCTATACTTCTGAATGTAGGAGGCTTAAATGTTCTAAACTGAACCTTCTCAGAAACAATAAATACTGTGTGCCAAACATAAACTTCATGAAATCAGTAAGTACTTAATCCTGTCACTTTTTGAGCAACTGTAAATCACTGTAATTGTACTACATAATTGTAATTAtgagaaaaccaaaaaatatataaaaagcttTTTACACTTTAGAAGTGGAAGGTGATAGATATAATGAGACTTCCTGTTGTTAAAGCACCTGTGCATAAACTGAAGAGTCAGCACATTCAAGTTCTTTAGAATGTCATACATCTGCATGCTTGATGAATGGGCAGAATATAGGCTAAGAGTCATTGCATGTGAAATGAATCACAAAGGTCAAGAAGAATGTCTATGTGAAATTAAAAAGATATAGGatactgtcctagttagggttgctattgctgaggtgaaacaccatgaccaaaagcaagttggggagaaaggggtttatttgacttacactttcacattatagaccatcactgaaggaagtaagTCAGGACAGGTCCACAaataggacaggaacctggaaatAGAAGCTGATGCGGCAACCATGGA from Arvicanthis niloticus isolate mArvNil1 chromosome 7, mArvNil1.pat.X, whole genome shotgun sequence includes these protein-coding regions:
- the Rtn4 gene encoding reticulon-4 isoform X2, whose product is MEDLDQSSLVTSSADSPPRPPPAFKYQFVTEPEDEEDEEDEEEEEEDDEDLEELEVLERKPAAGLSAAPVPPAAAAAAPLLDFSSDSVPPAPRGPLPAAPPAAPERQPSWERSPAASAPSLPPAAAVLPSKLPEDDEPPARPPPPPPAGARPLAEPAAPPSTPAAPKRRGSGSVVVDLLYWRDIKKTGVVFGASLFLLLSLTVFSIVSVTAYIALALLSVTISFRIYKGVIQAIQKSDEGHPFRAYLESEVAVSEELVQKYSNSALGHVNSTIKELRRLFLVDDLVDSLKFAVLMWVFTYVGALFNGLTLLILALISLFSIPVIYERHQAQIDHYLGLANKSVKDAMAKIQAKIPGLKRKAE
- the Rtn4 gene encoding reticulon-4 isoform X3; this encodes MDGQKKHWKDKVVDLLYWRDIKKTGVVFGASLFLLLSLTVFSIVSVTAYIALALLSVTISFRIYKGVIQAIQKSDEGHPFRAYLESEVAVSEELVQKYSNSALGHVNSTIKELRRLFLVDDLVDSLKFAVLMWVFTYVGALFNGLTLLILALISLFSIPVIYERHQAQIDHYLGLANKSVKDAMAKIQAKIPGLKRKAE